A genomic window from Plasmodium reichenowi strain SY57 chromosome 6, whole genome shotgun sequence includes:
- a CDS encoding DNA polymerase 1, putative: MKLFDSFFKHALIRINKRNIIYLNATRYYCNNINYNALINLLNKKNDINKEINALYSLLERLSNYKYEQYKDKLTLKNNIKDEIKITNGDKINNINVERDMNISHLDHHNNNNNHHNNHHNNHHHNNHHHNFNDYKKLIDNWKNDKIKIFISWCPEIVEDKYKSKCFSIPTYITFHIVISNNDIKLNNILHNSHEYDNWNFNKIIQTISNHNNLKDKKKEKEIGQQHSQEYIGNFKKGDSEIPSYDFKESLLEHINESSQLNHSILSHKTKEQIYHTNNNINGNYNNDDEHIINKCQHNSDYIHDEHIEEEGKEKRKQKKKNSIIEEKKKTKTKKKKDEESHNNIINYTIKKKTNTNNSLYNIESILNIPTTYEHNIHYDKCIHKEQNHIFFFSFNISELIINDQVKKKLNDCIQQNFIKQNISNIHMDDLFLFVVYDYKNLIHIFNNIKLKLININNIFDIYIISSLIQLVQRGEKLQNVYNEYLNVKHKILIPNKINDIQNLSLYNFSYFSKFAPEFSDVISAKFGLYGWGKYQKKKDKKNKNQIENHENNQNNEYVQNNEYVQNNECVQNNECVQNNEYVQNNEYVQNNACVKNNEYVQNNEYVQNNEYVQNNECVKNNVHNDDTYVDISNERKNKKSKEVKNKKKMEKKNKVEKEKQNYLSFTPHNINNLQDIKKLVFGNKRNISDITEEDNICYSISRNCCLILLFEYFINKLEHNINILNLYIKVEQPLILCISHIEEKGIFLNQNKIEEIQKKSDDPLIYKNEIEELCKCNINLNSSKQVSSLIYKQLLDISISTDNTEENMEDVDEHTDHQEEEHVNDHNNECVDQLEAYTQTKQKERKDIYNNNNNNNNNNGNNNENNKNNNENNKNNKSNNENYNSSKKHPLITNTNNDDTSSRNAQDTSGQYDNYINEHNNYNKFIKNNPFYYNNNNNNNISNRKLMNNLVNLNYTSLYNKKKNSHPYDENNKLFFLNSSHNNYNNNNNINEMSRNKNLQTNNKSLKILVDEIEKSNYIKEKEKEKLKKIIRNIKLYRETKKLVQNYIENLPKYIQKNTNKIHCNFNQIGASTGRLSCDQPNLQNIHSRFRCAISLKGKEENDTHDNNNNNIPQIHISTNNVPMNIMSSTYPLYTMNKKNLITFDYKQMELFVMAYLSFDEQLLKLLNYSDVFIETAKVLFNTHDVTNELRRMTKTVIYGILYGQTENGLAKSLLISDTLASNLIENFFQFFPKVYRFMQMQKFLVKHMNCVYTLIGRKRIILPNIKNKYRISMNTPIQGCAADIMKFSLLSCFSVLNNNIYNNNKLLKMNNINPLMIHKNQAFLNPTNLILQVHDELLLESEHDATKYIIQLLNPILENAFYNLIYYTNSLDRLKLLYDYMHDNISIKTYIDILQDINNKQYNDVKIYNGVYNTNVSEEPHIYNISNNVDHIFQKFNFKLPIKVESGGVYKESS, translated from the coding sequence atgaaattgtttgattcattttttaaacatgctttgataagaataaataaaaggaatataatatatttgaatgCCACTAGGTACTATTGTAATaacataaattataatgctttaataaatttgttaaataagaaaaatgatataaataaagaaataaatgccttatattctttattagAAAGATTGTCAAATTATAAGTACGAACAATATAAAGATAAGTTAACTctgaaaaataatataaaagatgaaattaaaataacaaatggtgataaaattaataatataaatgttgAAAGGGATATGAATATTTCTCATTTGgatcatcataataataataataatcatcataataatcatcataataatcatcatcataataatcatcatcataattttaatgattataaaaaaCTAATTGATAATTGgaaaaatgataaaataaaaatatttataagcTGGTGTCCCGAAATTGTTgaagataaatataagtCCAAATGTTTCTCTATACCAACTTATATCACATTCCATATTGTTATATctaataatgatattaagttgaataatattttgcATAATTCTCATGAATATGATAATTGGAactttaataaaataatacaaacaATAAGTAATCATAAcaatttaaaagataaaaaaaaggaaaaagaaattgGACAACAACATTCACAAGAATATATTGgaaattttaaaaaggGAGATTCTGAAATACCATCATATGATTTCAAAGAATCTTTATTAGAACACATAAATGAATCTTCACAATTAAATCATTCCATATTATCTCACAAAACAAAAGAACAAATCTATCatactaataataatataaatggtaattataataatgatgatgaacACATAATTAACAAATGTCAACATAATAGTGATTATATTCATGATGAACATATTGAAGAAGAGGGAAaggaaaaaagaaaacaaaaaaaaaaaaatagcataatagaagaaaaaaaaaaaacaaaaacaaaaaaaaaaaaagatgaagaatctcataataatataataaattatactataaagaaaaaaacaaatacaaataattcattatataatatagaatCAATCTTAAATATACCAACAACTTATGAAcataatatacattatgataaatgtatacataaagaacaaaatcatatttttttcttttcctttaatatatccgaattaataattaatgatcaagtaaaaaaaaaattgaatgATTGTATTCAACagaattttataaaacaaaatatatcaaatatacatatggatgatctttttttatttgttgtatatgattataaaaatttaatacatatatttaataatattaaattaaaattaataaatattaataatatatttgatatatatattattagtTCACTAATACAATTAGTTCAAAGAGGGgaaaaattacaaaatgtgtataatgaatatttaaatgttaaacataaaattcttatacctaataaaattaatgatatacaaaatttaagtctttataatttttcgTATTTTTCAAAGTTTGCTCCTGAATTTAGCGATGTCATATCAGCAAAGTTTGGGTTATATGGTTGGGGAAAATatcaaaagaaaaaagataagaaaaataaaaaccAAATTGAAAATCACgaaaataatcaaaataatgaatatgttcaaaataatgaatatgttcaaaataatgaatgtgttcaaaataatgaatgcgttcaaaataatgaatatgttcaaaataatgaatatgtTCAAAATAATGCATGtgttaaaaataatgaatatgttcaaaataatgaatatgttcaaaataatgaatatgttcaaaataatgaatgtgttaaaaataatgtacACAATGATGATACATATGTAGACATATCAAATGAGAGAAAGAATAAGAAGAGTAAAGAAGtcaaaaacaaaaaaaagatggagaaaaaaaacaaagtagaaaaagaaaaacaaaattatttaagTTTTACTCctcataatataaataatcttcaagatattaaaaaacTTGTATTTGGgaataaaagaaatatatcAGATATTACAGAAgaagataatatatgttatagTATATCACGAAATTGTTGTTTAATTTTACTATTTGaatatttcataaataaattagaACATAATATCAACATACTAAATTTATACATCAAAGTTGAACAAccattaatattatgtataagTCATATAGAGGAAAAAGGAATCTTCTTgaatcaaaataaaattgaagagatacaaaaaaaatcaGATGACcctttaatatataaaaatgaaattgaagaattatgtaaatgtaatattaatttgAATTCATCCAAGCAAGTCTCTTCATtgatatataaacaattaTTAGACATATCGATTAGCACAGATAACACGGAAGAAAATATGGAAGATGTAGATGAACATACAGATCACCAGGAAGAAGAACATGTAAATgatcataataatgaatGTGTAGATCAATTAGAAGCATATACTCAAACAAAGcaaaaagaaagaaaagacatatataataataataataataataataataataatggaaataataatgaaaataataaaaataataatgaaaataataaaaataataaaagtaataatgaaaattataattcaAGTAAAAAGCATCCTTTAATAACAAATACTAATAACGATGATACATCTAGTCGTAATGCACAAGATACATCTGGCcaatatgataattatataaatgaacataataattataataaatttataaaaaataatccTTTTTactataataataataataataataatatttctaatCGTAAGCTTATGAACAATCTTGTAAACCTTAATTACacttcattatataataaaaagaaaaatagTCATCcatatgatgaaaataataagttGTTTTTCCTCAACAGCAGccataataattataataataataataatattaacgAAATGAGCAGAAACAAAAATCTCCAAACCAATAATAAGTCATTAAAAATTCTTGTAGATGAAATTGAAAAaagtaattatataaaagaaaaggaaaaagaaaaattaaaaaaaattattagaaatattaaattatatagagaaactaaaaaattagtacaaaattatatagaaaatctccctaaatatatacaaaaaaatacaaataaaatacacTGTAATTTTAATCAAATTGGAGCTTCAACAGGAAGATTATCTTGTGATCAACCAAATTTGCAAAATATACATTCACGATTTCGTTGTGCTATATCTTTAAAAGGTAAGGAAGAAAATGACACacatgataataataataataatataccaCAGATTCATATATCAACTAATAATGTACCCATGAATATTATGTCATCTACATATCCTTTATATACcatgaataaaaaaaatttaatcACCTTCGATTATAAACAAATGGAATTATTTGTCATGGCATATCTCAGTTTTGATGAACAATTAttgaaattattaaattatagTGATGTATTTATCGAAACAGCCAAAGTACTATTTAATACTCATGATGTTACAAATGAATTAAGAAGAATGACCAAAACTGTTATATATGGTATATTATATGGACAAACTGAAAATGGACTAGCCAAAAGTTTATTAATTAGCGATACTTTGGCTAGTAACCTAATAGAAAActtttttcaattttttcCAAAGGTATATCGATTTATGCAAATGCAGAAATTTTTAGTCAAACATATGAATTGTGTTTATACACTTATAGGAAggaaaagaataatattaccaaatattaaaaataaatataggATAAGTATGAATACACCTATACAAGGATGTGCAGCAGATATTATGAAATTTTCTCTCTTGTCATGTTTTAGTGttcttaataataatatatataataataataaattattaaaaatgaataatataaatccTTTAATGATACATAAAAATCAAGCCTTTTTAAATCCAACTAATTTAATTTTGCAAGTACATgatgaattattattagaaaGTGAACATGATGctacaaaatatattatacaacTACTAAATCCTATATTAGAAAATGCTTTTTATAacttaatttattataccAACTCTTTAGATAGACTTAAActattatatgattatatgcatgataatatttctatcaaaacatatatagatattttacaagatataaataacaaacaatataatgatgtaaaaatatacaatggtgtatataatacaaatgtATCAGAAGAAccacacatatataatatatcaaataatgtggatcatatatttcaaaaatttaattttaagTTGCCTATTAAAGTTGAATCAGGCGGAGTCTACAAGGAGtcttcataa
- a CDS encoding hypothetical protein (conserved Plasmodium protein, unknown function), whose translation MKFFLLFLLVTLNLFHISLEHNVEEEKCDYMNIFMKPLFYNCYVFKDQGDKIHQGCCKYYKAVRKGYERKSGELYKLSEEEYNKQYGNIKNDLNKNDLNKNDINKNDLYSINDIIKNSISEKDMDEIKHLFPVIGEKLLNMNGQDGNINIKRSITDIDDLLVEFNNKHFNLKDIQVKILNGSTKNYDAYFNHIKADQNFIKRKEEILQKSPFYNKTCFKSLGGKNCNNGNFNHHHNNNNMAQEDDDNDDEDLNYELYEQYKEDDNLNSPSNNMNNIPNGNVNNNDNTINNIHNNSTNNDTYNNSVTYNHPQYTELEEDNINNKSSYYSFTQNFSIVNLFSQNPRKIMQKYLEFKQHLSSPSKEKMNGFLDREYYNTTKKLNEVLEDDLKKTGETIDQKEKKGFVSSFFDDLMSLIYFPKKNVEL comes from the coding sequence ATGAAATTCTTCCTACTGTTTTTGTTAGTAACTTTAAACCTTTTTCATATTAGTCTTGAACATAATGTAGAAGAGGAGAAGTGTGActatatgaatatatttatgaaacCTCTATTTTATAATTGTTATGTTTTTAAAGACCAAGGAGATAAAATTCATCAAGGGTGTTGTAAGTATTATAAAGCAGTAAGAAAAGGGTATGAAAGAAAAAGTGgagaattatataaattatctgaagaggaatataataaacaatatggaaatataaaaaacgatttaaataaaaacgatttaaataaaaatgatataaataaaaatgatttatattcaataaatgatataataaaaaattctaTTAGTGAAAAAGATATGGATgaaataaaacatttatttCCTGTAATAGgtgaaaaattattaaatatgaatgGACAAGatggaaatataaatataaaaagatcAATAACAGATATAGATGATTTATTAGTtgaatttaataataagcattttaatttaaaagatatacaagtgaaaatattaaatggAAGTActaaaaattatgatgcttattttaatcatataaaagcagatcaaaattttataaaaagaaaagaagaaattTTACAGAAAAGtcctttttataataaaacatgTTTCAAATCATTAGGTGGGAAAAATTGTAACAATGGAAATTTtaatcatcatcataataataataatatggcacaagaagatgatgataatgatgatgaagatttaaattatgaactatatgaacaatataaaGAAGATGATAATCTTAATTCGCCatctaataatatgaataatatacCAAATGgaaatgttaataataatgataatacaataaataatatacataataatagtacaaataatgatacttataataatagtgTTACATATAATCATCCTCAATATACAGAACTTGAAGAAGATAACATAAACAATAAATCATCTTATTATAGCTTTACACAAAACTTTTCTATAGTTAATTTATTCTCACAAAATCCAAGAAAAATTATGCAAAAGTATCTAGAATTTAAACAGCATTTATCTTCTCCATctaaagaaaaaatgaacgGATTTCTTGATAGggaatattataataccACCAAAAAATTAAACGAAGTCTTAGAAgatgatttaaaaaaaacaggAGAAACTATTGatcaaaaagaaaaaaaaggttttgtttcttcattttttgaTGATTTAATGTCTCTAATATATTtcccaaaaaaaaatgtggagttatag